The Kosakonia sacchari SP1 genome includes a window with the following:
- the alsS gene encoding acetolactate synthase AlsS produces the protein MSKESRTHQWAHGADMVVTQLEAQGVKHVFGIPGAKIDKVFDSLIDSTIQTIPVRHEANAAFMAAAVGRITGKAGVALVTSGPGCSNLITGMATANSEGDPVVALGGAVKRADKAKLVHQSMDTVAMFSPVTKYAVEITSSDAIAEVVSNAFRAAEQGRPGSAFVSLPQDIADQPASGNILPASCVPQLGAAPDAAIDEVAKLIAQAQNPVFLLGLMASREENISALHQLLEKSHIPVTSTYQAAGAVNQQHFTRFAGRVGLFNNQAGDRLLHLADLIICIGYSPVEYEPSMWNTGDAKLVHIDVLPAYEERNYVPDCELVGDIASTLDKLAAKIEKPLILTPRASEILIERRNQRELLSRKGAQLSQFAIHPLRIVRAMQDIVNNDVTLTVDMGSFHIWIARYLYSFRARQVMISNGQQTMGVALPWAIGAWLVNPGRKVVSVSGDGGFLQSSMELETAVRLGANVLHIIWVDNAYNMVAIQEEKKYQRLSGVNFGPVDFKAYAEAFGAKGFAVESTAELEPTLRAAMDTDGPAVVAIPVDYSDNPLLMGQLNLNQIL, from the coding sequence ATGAGTAAAGAGAGCCGTACACACCAGTGGGCGCATGGCGCCGATATGGTGGTGACACAACTGGAAGCGCAGGGCGTGAAACATGTGTTTGGCATTCCCGGTGCCAAAATCGACAAAGTCTTTGATTCGCTTATTGATTCAACCATTCAAACTATTCCCGTGCGCCATGAAGCGAACGCGGCATTTATGGCGGCGGCGGTCGGACGTATTACCGGTAAAGCTGGCGTCGCGCTGGTTACGTCCGGCCCCGGCTGTTCCAATTTAATTACCGGTATGGCGACCGCCAACAGCGAAGGCGACCCGGTGGTGGCGTTGGGCGGGGCGGTGAAACGGGCGGATAAAGCCAAGCTGGTGCACCAGAGCATGGACACGGTAGCGATGTTCAGCCCCGTCACGAAATACGCGGTAGAGATAACCTCCTCCGACGCGATTGCCGAAGTGGTATCCAATGCTTTTCGCGCCGCCGAGCAGGGTCGGCCGGGCAGCGCGTTTGTCAGCCTGCCGCAGGATATTGCCGATCAACCCGCGAGCGGTAATATCTTGCCCGCCAGCTGTGTTCCGCAGTTAGGTGCCGCACCGGATGCGGCGATTGACGAGGTGGCGAAACTTATCGCGCAGGCGCAAAACCCGGTGTTTTTGCTCGGGCTGATGGCAAGCCGTGAGGAAAATATTTCGGCGCTGCATCAGTTGCTGGAAAAAAGCCATATTCCGGTCACCAGCACGTATCAGGCGGCGGGCGCGGTTAATCAGCAGCATTTCACCCGCTTTGCAGGGCGTGTGGGGTTATTTAATAACCAGGCCGGGGATCGGCTGTTGCACCTGGCAGATTTGATTATCTGTATTGGTTACAGCCCGGTGGAGTATGAACCATCGATGTGGAACACCGGTGACGCGAAACTGGTCCATATCGACGTGCTTCCTGCTTATGAAGAACGCAATTACGTGCCGGATTGCGAACTGGTTGGCGACATTGCCAGCACGCTCGACAAACTGGCTGCGAAAATCGAAAAACCACTGATCCTCACCCCACGCGCCTCCGAGATCCTGATTGAGCGCCGCAACCAGCGGGAACTGCTCAGCCGTAAAGGGGCGCAGCTCAGCCAGTTCGCCATTCACCCGCTGCGTATTGTGCGGGCGATGCAGGATATCGTGAATAACGACGTCACGCTGACCGTTGATATGGGCAGTTTTCATATCTGGATTGCCCGCTATCTCTATAGCTTCCGCGCCCGCCAGGTGATGATTTCCAACGGTCAGCAAACCATGGGCGTCGCGCTGCCATGGGCGATTGGCGCATGGCTGGTCAACCCGGGGCGCAAAGTGGTGTCGGTTTCCGGCGATGGTGGCTTTTTGCAATCGAGCATGGAACTGGAAACCGCCGTGCGCCTCGGGGCGAATGTGCTGCATATCATCTGGGTCGATAACGCCTACAACATGGTGGCCATTCAGGAAGAGAAAAAATACCAGCGCCTGTCTGGCGTTAATTTTGGCCCGGTCGATTTTAAAGCCTATGCCGAAGCGTTTGGCGCCAAAGGGTTCGCGGTCGAAAGCACGGCAGAACTGGAACCCACACTGCGTGCGGCAATGGACACGGACGGCCCGGCGGTGGTCGCCATTCCGGTCGATTACAGCGATAACCCTCTGCTGATGGGCCAGCTCAATCTTAACCAGATTCTTTGA
- a CDS encoding (S)-acetoin forming diacetyl reductase, producing the protein MKKVAFVTGAGQGIGKAIALRLAKDGFAVAVADYNAATAKAVADEINHNNGSAIAVTVDVSDRDKVFAAVEEARTKLNGFDVIVNNAGVAPSTPIESITPEVVDKVYNINVKGVIWGIQAAVKAFKAEKHGGKIINACSQAGHVGNPELAVYSSSKFAVRGLTQTAARDLAPLGITVNGYCPGIVKTPMWAEIDRQVSEAAGKPLGYGTQEFAKRITLGRLSEPEDVAACVSYLAGPDSDYMTGQSLLIDGGMVFN; encoded by the coding sequence ATGAAAAAAGTTGCATTCGTGACCGGTGCCGGTCAGGGCATTGGTAAAGCCATTGCGTTGCGTCTGGCGAAAGATGGCTTTGCCGTCGCTGTTGCCGATTACAACGCCGCAACGGCAAAAGCGGTGGCCGACGAAATTAATCACAACAATGGCAGCGCGATTGCGGTGACGGTGGATGTTTCTGACCGCGACAAAGTGTTTGCCGCGGTAGAGGAGGCCAGAACCAAGCTGAACGGTTTCGACGTGATTGTGAATAACGCTGGTGTTGCGCCTTCAACACCGATTGAGTCCATCACGCCGGAAGTGGTGGATAAGGTTTATAACATCAACGTAAAAGGCGTGATTTGGGGCATCCAGGCGGCGGTAAAAGCCTTCAAAGCGGAAAAACACGGCGGCAAAATTATCAACGCCTGTTCACAAGCGGGGCATGTCGGTAACCCGGAACTGGCCGTGTACAGTTCCAGTAAGTTTGCCGTGCGGGGACTCACGCAAACCGCCGCGCGGGATCTCGCGCCGCTTGGCATTACCGTTAATGGCTACTGCCCTGGCATCGTGAAAACTCCCATGTGGGCAGAGATTGACCGCCAGGTTTCGGAAGCGGCCGGTAAACCGCTGGGGTATGGCACGCAGGAGTTTGCTAAACGCATTACGCTTGGGCGTCTTTCGGAACCTGAAGACGTTGCCGCCTGCGTCTCTTACCTCGCAGGGCCGGATTCCGACTATATGACCGGCCAATCATTGCTGATCGATGGTGGGATGGTCTTTAACTAA